The following proteins are encoded in a genomic region of Candidatus Poribacteria bacterium:
- the coaD gene encoding pantetheine-phosphate adenylyltransferase: MPGRIALFPASFDPITNGHVDIITRALAMDVFDALVLAVGVNPAKPALFTVAERFDLLRLVMQDLPYGERVRAETLDGLMVEHARQIGASAIVRGIRSPLDFEYEAQMAFLNRHLAPEIEIVFLIADPQYAFLSSTLVKQVAEMGGDLEGLVPGVVIRALRERVQADKTRASRRWRPPRSSSPSSE, translated from the coding sequence ATGCCCGGACGAATCGCGTTGTTCCCCGCGAGCTTCGATCCGATCACCAACGGACACGTGGATATCATCACGCGCGCGCTGGCGATGGATGTGTTCGACGCGCTCGTGCTCGCCGTCGGGGTCAATCCGGCGAAGCCGGCGCTGTTCACCGTAGCCGAGCGGTTCGACCTGCTGCGACTCGTGATGCAGGACCTGCCCTACGGCGAGCGCGTTCGAGCCGAGACGCTCGACGGGCTCATGGTGGAACACGCTCGCCAGATCGGCGCGAGTGCCATCGTCCGAGGCATCCGCTCTCCGCTCGACTTCGAGTACGAAGCTCAGATGGCGTTCCTGAACCGCCATCTCGCGCCGGAGATCGAGATCGTCTTTCTGATCGCCGATCCGCAATACGCGTTCCTCAGCTCCACGCTCGTCAAGCAGGTCGCCGAGATGGGCGGCGACCTCGAAGGCCTCGTCCCAGGGGTCGTCATACGGGCGCTTCGGGAGCGCGTGCAGGCAGATAAGACGCGCGCCTCTAGGCGATGGAGACCGCCGCGATCCAGCTCGCCATCGTCCGAGTGA